A window of bacterium contains these coding sequences:
- the murB gene encoding UDP-N-acetylmuramate dehydrogenase → MRHEIDESLIVERDVTLAPRTTFRVGGTADFFCAVRDEGELARAVRFARERDLAITILGGGSNVVVRDEGVRGLVIAMALRGRSFRRREGGAIEVRAAAGEVWDGLVLEAVARELWGIENLSGIPGLVGATPIQNVGAYGAEVGSRIVSVEAFDTEGMVARVFNADECAFCYRDSFFKTKEGKRFIITAVTYRLDVEGAPDISYRDLSEYFAQRRVAPTLSSMREAVLTIRRAKFPDIDRVGTAGSFFKNPVIGAERYSQLKLAYPTMPAHEAGAGLRKVPAAWLIEHVARMRGVRDGAVGSSGHHALAIVNYSSARASDILAFAARIQDAVSRATGITLEPEVQVL, encoded by the coding sequence ATGAGACATGAGATAGATGAATCGCTTATCGTAGAGCGCGATGTCACCCTCGCGCCACGGACGACCTTTCGTGTCGGCGGCACCGCCGACTTTTTTTGCGCTGTGCGGGATGAGGGAGAACTTGCGCGAGCGGTGCGCTTCGCGCGTGAGCGCGACCTCGCGATTACCATCCTTGGCGGCGGCTCGAATGTCGTCGTTCGCGATGAGGGAGTGCGCGGCCTCGTCATCGCTATGGCGCTCCGCGGTCGGAGTTTCCGCAGACGAGAGGGCGGTGCGATCGAGGTGCGCGCTGCCGCAGGAGAGGTCTGGGACGGGCTCGTCCTGGAGGCAGTCGCGCGCGAGCTGTGGGGCATTGAAAACCTCTCCGGCATTCCGGGGCTTGTTGGCGCGACACCGATACAAAACGTCGGCGCCTACGGCGCCGAAGTCGGCTCGCGCATTGTCTCAGTCGAGGCGTTTGATACCGAGGGCATGGTCGCGCGCGTGTTCAACGCGGATGAGTGCGCGTTTTGCTACCGCGACAGTTTTTTTAAAACAAAGGAAGGGAAGCGCTTCATTATAACCGCCGTGACGTACCGGCTTGACGTGGAGGGCGCGCCGGACATCTCGTACCGCGACCTCAGTGAATATTTTGCCCAGCGTCGCGTTGCACCGACGCTCTCCTCAATGCGCGAGGCGGTGCTCACGATCCGCCGCGCGAAATTTCCCGACATTGATCGCGTGGGCACTGCCGGCTCGTTTTTCAAAAATCCGGTTATCGGCGCGGAGCGCTACAGCCAGCTCAAGCTCGCATACCCGACGATGCCTGCGCACGAGGCAGGCGCGGGACTTCGGAAGGTGCCTGCCGCTTGGCTCATCGAGCACGTTGCGCGGATGCGAGGCGTGCGCGATGGCGCGGTCGGCTCATCAGGGCACCACGCGCTTGCGATCGTGAACTACAGCAGCGCCCGCGCGAGCGATATCCTCGCGTTTGCCGCGCGTATCCAAGATGCGGTCTCTCGCGCGACCGGCATTACACTCGAGCCGGAGGTGCAAGTTTTGTGA
- the rnr gene encoding ribonuclease R: MSRTAQKGRGAGVRRGAPVPRQLHSTKPVRPSHHTGRIALTSRGVGYIAIEGFPQDIEIQRERLNTALDGDEVEIELLPHRHGERQQGSVVRIIERAREEFVGVVAKDARGYFLMPDNRRVYTPFLIPPEEAERHRLASNLKVLVRLGEWRDPLKNPTAHIVRVLGEKGLHETEMEAVLAGSGFNSLYPSEAAAEAQEIKRSAAISAADIGTRRDFRDTLTFTIDPADAKDFDDALSVREREDGCFEIGIHIADVSHYVRPASALDREAAERATSVYLVDRTIPMLPPELSDDLCSLNPDEDKLVFSVLFLLNQEAHVRERWFGRGIIHSNRRFSYEEAQQQIADVRKEEGGELSSEHTPYPHALAALNALAKKLKQRRVAAGAIEFEEPEVRFTLDKDKRPIAAVVKERLEAHQLIEEFMLLANREVAELIGQSGRGKDVARPFLYRVHDAPDPEKIEELAVFLRAIGHELDVPKTGSVRAKDLNALFSRLEGHAAESLVKKAALRAMAKAVYTTANIGHYGLAFGYYTHFTSPIRRYPDVLVHRLLARYLARERVGQDELAALRAHALHASARERAAMDAERASVKYKQVEFLSTRVGEEFDALVSGVTEWGIYVEEKTSRAEGMIALRSLTDDYYELDAHNYRMVGSRTKRAFSLGEKLRVRLVGADLDRRTLDFVPVSSTKIA; the protein is encoded by the coding sequence ATGTCAAGGACAGCACAGAAAGGCCGGGGAGCGGGAGTGCGGCGCGGTGCACCTGTGCCGCGACAGCTCCACAGCACAAAACCCGTGCGCCCGTCGCACCACACCGGCCGCATCGCACTCACATCCCGCGGTGTCGGCTATATCGCGATCGAGGGATTTCCACAAGATATAGAAATTCAGCGCGAACGGCTCAATACCGCGCTTGACGGTGACGAGGTAGAAATTGAGCTCCTGCCGCATCGGCACGGCGAACGGCAGCAGGGATCGGTTGTCCGCATTATCGAACGCGCGCGTGAGGAGTTTGTGGGCGTAGTTGCAAAAGACGCCCGCGGCTACTTTCTCATGCCGGATAACCGCCGCGTCTACACGCCATTTTTGATCCCGCCCGAGGAAGCGGAACGACACCGTCTTGCGAGTAATCTTAAGGTGCTCGTGCGGCTTGGCGAGTGGCGCGATCCACTTAAAAATCCAACCGCACATATCGTACGTGTGCTCGGGGAAAAGGGTCTCCATGAGACGGAAATGGAGGCCGTTCTTGCCGGAAGCGGATTTAATTCGCTCTACCCCTCCGAAGCGGCTGCCGAGGCGCAAGAGATCAAGCGCTCTGCTGCAATCAGTGCCGCAGATATTGGGACGCGCCGCGACTTCCGCGACACGCTCACCTTCACCATTGATCCTGCAGACGCAAAAGATTTCGACGACGCGCTCTCAGTCCGGGAGCGCGAGGACGGCTGCTTTGAGATCGGCATTCATATCGCCGACGTCTCGCACTATGTGCGTCCCGCAAGTGCGCTCGATCGCGAGGCCGCAGAGCGCGCAACGTCGGTCTACCTCGTCGACCGCACGATCCCGATGCTGCCACCGGAGCTCTCGGACGATCTCTGCTCGCTAAATCCTGACGAGGACAAGCTCGTCTTCTCCGTGCTCTTTCTCCTCAACCAAGAAGCGCATGTCCGCGAGCGCTGGTTTGGGAGAGGAATCATCCATTCGAACCGCCGTTTTAGCTACGAGGAAGCGCAGCAACAGATCGCTGATGTGCGAAAAGAAGAGGGCGGTGAGCTCTCATCCGAGCACACTCCATACCCTCACGCGCTCGCCGCGCTCAATGCGCTTGCAAAAAAGCTCAAGCAACGCCGCGTGGCGGCCGGCGCAATCGAGTTTGAAGAGCCGGAGGTGCGCTTTACACTCGACAAAGACAAGCGGCCGATTGCAGCTGTGGTAAAAGAGCGCCTTGAGGCGCACCAGCTCATCGAGGAATTTATGCTCCTTGCAAATCGCGAGGTCGCCGAGCTCATTGGGCAGAGCGGGCGCGGCAAGGACGTCGCTCGCCCCTTCCTCTACCGCGTGCATGACGCGCCGGACCCGGAGAAAATCGAGGAGCTCGCGGTCTTCCTCCGCGCGATCGGCCACGAGCTCGATGTGCCAAAAACCGGCAGTGTCAGAGCGAAAGACCTCAATGCGCTCTTCTCGCGGCTCGAGGGCCATGCCGCGGAATCGCTCGTGAAGAAAGCGGCACTCCGCGCCATGGCAAAAGCCGTCTACACGACGGCAAATATCGGGCACTATGGACTCGCCTTCGGCTACTATACCCACTTCACCTCGCCGATCCGCCGGTACCCGGACGTGCTCGTCCATCGCCTCCTCGCGCGCTACCTCGCACGCGAGCGCGTCGGGCAGGATGAGCTCGCCGCGCTTCGAGCACACGCGCTCCACGCATCCGCCCGCGAGCGAGCCGCAATGGATGCAGAACGCGCATCAGTGAAATACAAACAGGTTGAATTTCTCTCGACCCGCGTCGGGGAAGAGTTTGACGCTCTGGTCTCGGGTGTCACCGAGTGGGGCATCTACGTTGAAGAAAAAACTAGCCGCGCCGAGGGTATGATCGCGCTCCGCTCCCTCACCGACGATTACTATGAACTTGACGCACATAACTATCGCATGGTCGGCTCCCGCACCAAACGCGCCTTCTCGCTCGGAGAGAAACTCCGCGTCCGCCTCGTGGGCGCGGACCTCGACCGCCGCACGCTTGACTTCGTGCCCGTTTCCAGCACAAAAATAGCCTGA